A window of the Mus pahari chromosome 1, PAHARI_EIJ_v1.1, whole genome shotgun sequence genome harbors these coding sequences:
- the Dhrsx gene encoding dehydrogenase/reductase SDR family member on chromosome X, whose product MLEPRGETEDGFERHLGVNFLGHFLLTRLLLPALRASGAEGRGSRVVTVGSATHYVGAVDLDDLQGRHAYSPYAAYAQSKLALTLFALRLQRLLEARGDPVTSNVADPGVVDTELYRHAGWVLRAAKRALGWLVFKTPDEGAWTTVYAAAAPELEGVGGRYLRDEAEAEPLKAARDPELQQRLWAEGLRLTGAGVGADDAGR is encoded by the coding sequence ATGCTGGAGCCGCGCGGCGAGACGGAGGACGGCTTCGAGCGCCACCTGGGCGTGAACTTCCTGGGCCACTTCCTGCTGACGCGGCTGCTCCTCCCCGCCCTGCGCGCGTCTGGGGCCGAGGGGCGGGGCTCGCGCGTCGTCACCGTGGGCTCGGCCACGCACTACGTGGGCGCTGTGGACCTGGACGACCTGCAGGGGCGCCACGCCTACTCCCCGTACGCGGCCTACGCGCAGAGCAAGCTCGCCCTCACCCTCTTCGCCCTGAGGCTGCAGCGCCTCCTGGAGGCCCGCGGCGACCCCGTGACCTCCAACGTGGCCGATCCCGGCGTCGTCGACACCGAGCTGTACCGGCACGCGGGGTGGGTCCTGCGCGCGGCCAAGCGGGCCCTCGGGTGGCTGGTGTTCAAGACCCCGGACGAGGGGGCGTGGACCACGGTGTACGCGGCGGCGGCGCCCGAGCTGGAAGGGGTCGGAGGTCGCTACCTGCGCGACGAGGCGGAGGCGGAGCCGCTGAAGGCCGCGCGGGACCCGGAGCTGCAACAGCGTCTGTGGGCCGAGGGCCTGCGGCTGACGGGCGCGGGGGTCGGGGCCGATGACGCGGGGCGATGA